A region of Ictidomys tridecemlineatus isolate mIctTri1 chromosome 4, mIctTri1.hap1, whole genome shotgun sequence DNA encodes the following proteins:
- the LOC101977116 gene encoding RNA-binding protein 4B has protein sequence MVKLFIGNLPREATEQEIRSLFEQYGKVLECDIIKNYGFVHIEDKTAAEDAIRNLHHYKLHGVNINVEASKNKSKASTKLHVGNISPTCTNQELRAKFEEYGPVIECDIVKDYAFVHMERAEDAVEAIRGLDNTEFQGKRMHVQLSTSRLRTAPGMGDQSGCYRCGKEGHWSKECPVDRTGRVADFTEQYNEQYGAVRTPYTMGYGESMYYNDAYGALDYYKRYRVRSYEAVAAAAAASAYNYAEQTMSHLPQVQSSSVTSHLNSTSVDPYDRHLLPNSGAAATSAAMAAAAATSSSYYGRDRSPLRRATAVLPTVGEGYGYGPESELSQASAATRNSLYDMARYEREQYVDRARYSAF, from the exons ATGGTGAAGCTGTTCATTGGAAACCTGCCCCGGGAGGCCACAGAGCAAGAGATCCGCTCACTCTTCGAGCAATATGGGAAGGTGCTGGAATGTGACATCATCAAGAACTACGGCTTTGTGCACATAGAGGACAAGACGGCGGCCGAGGATGCCATACGCAACCTGCACCACTACAAGCTGCATGGGGTGAACATCAATGTGGAAGCCAGCAAAAACAAGAGCAAAGCTTCAACCAAGTTACATGTGGGCAACATCAGTCCCACTTGTACCAACCAAGAGCTTCGGGCCAAGTTTGAGGAGTATGGCCCAGTTATCGAATGTGACATCGTGAAAGATTATGCCTTTGTACACATGGAGCGGGCAGAGGATGCAGTCGAAGCCATCAGGGGCCTTGACAACACAGAGTTTCAAG GCAAAAGGATGCACGTGCAGTTGTCTACCAGCCGGCTTCGAACTGCCCCCGGGATGGGAGACCAGAGTGGCTGCTATCGGTGTGGGAAAGAGGGACACTGGTCCAAAGAGTGCCCAGTAGATCGTACTGGGCGGGTGGCAGACTTTACTGAGCAATACAATGAACAGTATGGAGCAGTGCGCACACCCTATACCATGGGCTATGGGGAATCCATGTATTACAATGACGCCTATGGAGCACTCGACTACTATAAGCGCTACCGGGTCCGCTCTTATGaagcggtggcggcggcggctgctGCTTCTGCATACAACTATGCAGAGCAGACCATGTCTCATCTGCCTCAAGTCCAGAGCTCATCTGTGACCAGTCACCTCAACTCTACTTCTGTTGATCCCTATGACAGACACCTATTGCCGAACTCTGGTGCTGCTGCTACCTCAGCTGCTATGGCTGCTGCTGCCGCCACCTCTTCCTCCTATTATGGAAGGGACAGAAGCCCACTGCGTCGTGCTACAGCTGTGCTCCCCACAGTTGGAGAGGGCTACGGTTATGGGCCAGAAAGTGAGTTGTCTCAGGCTTCAGCAGCTACACGGAATTCTCTGTATGACATGGCCCGGTATGAGCGGGAGCAATATGTGGACCGAGCACGGTACTCAGCCTTTTAA